Proteins from a genomic interval of Phycisphaerae bacterium:
- a CDS encoding MoxR family ATPase translates to MATQIDPAVAKAAEEFRVKFKAVRDEIGKAIVGHTEIVEGVLTCLFTGGHALLEGVPGLGKTYLIRSMSEALKLEFSRIQFTPDLMPADIIGTNIITENAETGRRQFEFQRGPLFSQMVLADEVNRATPKTQSALLEAMQEKTITVAGHRYQLVAPFFVMATQNPIEQEGTYPLPEAQLDRFFYKLIVHYSSRAELGTILDRTTTGHKPEIKPVMSGEQIVGAQKLVQRVILAPHVQDYAIRVTLATHPRGQFATELTNRYVRWGASPRGAQAIALAAKVRALLEGRYNVGFEDIRHVYLPAMRHRVLLNFEAQAEGLESDAVLKDILDKTPTAAEQAA, encoded by the coding sequence ATGGCCACACAGATCGACCCTGCGGTAGCCAAGGCGGCCGAGGAATTCCGCGTCAAGTTCAAGGCCGTCCGCGACGAGATCGGCAAGGCCATCGTCGGCCACACCGAGATCGTCGAGGGCGTCCTCACCTGCCTCTTCACCGGCGGTCATGCGCTCCTGGAGGGCGTGCCCGGCCTCGGCAAGACTTATCTGATCCGCTCGATGTCCGAGGCCCTCAAGCTCGAATTCTCCCGCATCCAGTTCACCCCCGACCTCATGCCCGCCGACATCATCGGCACCAACATCATCACCGAGAACGCCGAGACCGGCCGGCGGCAGTTTGAATTTCAGCGCGGTCCCCTCTTCTCCCAGATGGTCCTGGCCGACGAAGTCAACCGCGCCACGCCCAAGACGCAGTCCGCCCTGCTCGAGGCGATGCAGGAAAAGACCATCACCGTCGCCGGTCATCGCTACCAACTCGTCGCCCCGTTCTTCGTCATGGCCACGCAGAACCCCATCGAGCAGGAGGGCACCTACCCGCTGCCCGAGGCGCAGCTCGATCGCTTTTTCTACAAGCTCATCGTCCACTATTCGAGCCGCGCGGAGCTGGGCACCATCCTCGATCGCACGACGACCGGTCACAAGCCGGAGATCAAGCCGGTCATGAGCGGCGAGCAGATCGTCGGGGCGCAGAAGCTCGTGCAGCGGGTGATCCTCGCCCCGCACGTGCAGGACTACGCGATCCGCGTCACGCTGGCGACGCACCCGCGCGGCCAATTCGCGACGGAGTTGACCAACCGCTACGTCCGCTGGGGCGCCTCCCCCCGCGGCGCACAGGCCATCGCCCTGGCCGCCAAGGTCCGCGCGCTATTGGAAGGCCGCTACAACGTTGGTTTTGAGGATATCCGCCACGTCTATCTGCCCGCGATGCGGCACCGCGTACTGCTCAACTTCGAAGCGCAGGCCGAAGGCCTCGAATCCGACGCGGTGCTCAAGGACATTCTCGACAAAACGCCGACTGCCGCCGAACAGGCGGCGTGA
- a CDS encoding glutamine amidotransferase has translation MASLFERFDRPMLLLLALVILLTAWMARRSLAGLGPIRGKLCLAMRSLVILLLVLAIAGMHRVLKSDDLSVLFLLDQSRSIPVDHRKQSEEFIRNVTAKMKPNDRAGILTFDGLSKIEQLPSKPGPDGGVHVSMPLADGQRPDRTNLAQGLRVAAACAMDSTNNRVVILSDGIQNLGDALEEAKTARANHMRVDVIPLVHEEAAEVVFEQIVVPPYANLHEQVPLRLIVKSDRATSGTILIHQRVGQDETLLDLNADKEGSGRRVTLEQGRNAFVVRVPIATARTHEFRAEFVPDEPAADGMAQNNVARAFTNVEGPKDVLFIGTQRDRADDDVLMEALKREGIRVSWEPSESVNLDTAVLQDYAAIVLSNVPADHFSAAQQQALVSYVRDLGGGVVMIGGDDSFAAGGWQGSPIEEIMPVKFDVDSVKQIPRGALAIVMHSCEMPQGNKWGIETAVAALNTVSRLDYYGVVGWGMTGFAWEVPMQTAGNKEAIKSQLRKMQNADMFDFDPPMKMAFQALMSCKDAAQRHMIIISDGDPQPPSSGLLNQMVGKKVTCSTVSIFPHGGQEIATMQNIANATGGRYYSLNKAGDEKKLPRIFVKEAKIVRRPLVRDEIFTPKLRPNLSEIMQGIDTNFPQLLGYVVTTPRKVVDVEMPLVTERGDPLLAHWRCGFGRTLAFTSGRWKHWGANWAGWPAFSKLWAQSVRWVMQQGSAANYDVSTTVVGDEGQVVIESLQEEGFANFQQFEGRAIAPDGTSTPVTIVQTGPGRYEGKFRLGEQGSYLLNVVAAGGPEGRPTMIRTGVSVAYSPEFRELETNEALLRAIADETNGRVLTPEADAKMVFAHDLPPTITRTPIWQTLLQLAVFAFLLDVGVRRIAIDPVRVARTVRGYIASLPGLVGAGRRATRTLAELKDVREKVRAERTAEGQAPQPIPGAPLEDLAPPSADAKFTGATGPAKPSGDLIEAMGGATAAPSKPPPAKVKKDEPPQEATTARLLRAKKRTRDQQDDGKK, from the coding sequence ATGGCTTCACTTTTCGAACGCTTCGACCGCCCGATGCTCCTCCTCCTCGCCCTCGTCATCCTCCTGACGGCGTGGATGGCCCGCCGCTCCCTCGCCGGTCTCGGCCCCATCCGCGGAAAGCTCTGCCTCGCGATGCGCTCCCTCGTCATCCTCCTCCTCGTCCTGGCCATCGCCGGGATGCATCGAGTGCTCAAGAGCGACGACCTCTCCGTCCTCTTCCTGCTCGATCAATCCCGCTCCATCCCCGTCGATCATCGCAAGCAATCCGAGGAGTTCATCCGCAACGTCACCGCGAAGATGAAGCCGAACGACCGCGCCGGCATCCTCACCTTCGACGGTCTCTCCAAGATCGAGCAACTGCCCAGCAAGCCCGGCCCCGACGGCGGCGTGCATGTGTCGATGCCGCTGGCGGACGGTCAGCGCCCCGATCGGACGAACCTCGCCCAGGGACTCCGCGTCGCCGCCGCCTGTGCGATGGACTCGACGAACAACCGCGTGGTCATCCTCTCCGACGGGATCCAGAACCTCGGCGACGCGCTGGAAGAGGCGAAGACCGCCCGGGCCAATCACATGCGCGTGGATGTGATTCCCCTCGTCCACGAAGAGGCCGCCGAAGTCGTCTTCGAGCAGATCGTCGTGCCCCCCTACGCAAACCTCCACGAACAGGTCCCCCTCCGCCTCATCGTCAAGAGCGATCGCGCGACCAGCGGCACCATCCTCATCCACCAGCGCGTCGGTCAGGACGAAACGCTGCTCGATCTGAATGCCGACAAGGAAGGCTCCGGTCGCCGCGTCACGCTCGAACAAGGCCGCAATGCCTTCGTCGTCCGTGTGCCTATCGCTACCGCCCGCACTCACGAATTCCGCGCGGAGTTCGTCCCTGACGAGCCCGCCGCCGACGGCATGGCCCAGAACAACGTCGCCCGCGCCTTCACCAACGTCGAGGGGCCCAAGGACGTCCTCTTCATCGGCACGCAGCGCGACCGCGCCGATGACGATGTGCTCATGGAGGCCCTGAAGCGCGAGGGCATCCGCGTTAGCTGGGAACCCTCCGAATCCGTCAACCTCGACACCGCCGTTCTTCAGGATTACGCAGCGATCGTCCTCTCCAATGTACCCGCGGATCATTTCAGCGCGGCACAGCAGCAGGCACTGGTGAGCTACGTCCGCGACCTCGGCGGCGGTGTGGTGATGATCGGCGGCGACGACAGCTTCGCCGCGGGCGGTTGGCAGGGTTCGCCCATCGAAGAGATCATGCCCGTCAAGTTCGACGTCGATTCCGTCAAGCAGATCCCCCGCGGGGCGCTGGCCATCGTCATGCACTCCTGCGAGATGCCGCAGGGCAACAAGTGGGGCATCGAGACCGCCGTCGCCGCGCTGAATACCGTCAGCCGCCTGGATTACTACGGCGTGGTCGGCTGGGGCATGACCGGCTTCGCGTGGGAAGTTCCCATGCAGACGGCGGGCAACAAGGAGGCGATCAAGAGCCAGCTCCGCAAGATGCAGAACGCGGACATGTTCGACTTCGACCCGCCGATGAAGATGGCGTTTCAGGCCCTGATGAGCTGCAAGGACGCCGCCCAGCGCCACATGATCATCATCTCCGACGGCGACCCGCAGCCGCCCTCCAGCGGCCTGCTCAATCAGATGGTCGGCAAGAAAGTCACCTGCTCGACCGTCTCCATCTTCCCCCACGGCGGCCAGGAGATCGCCACGATGCAGAACATCGCCAACGCCACGGGCGGTCGCTACTACTCGTTGAACAAGGCGGGCGACGAAAAAAAGCTGCCGCGGATCTTCGTGAAGGAGGCGAAGATCGTGCGCCGTCCGCTGGTCCGCGACGAGATCTTCACGCCCAAGCTGCGCCCCAACCTCTCCGAGATCATGCAGGGTATCGACACGAACTTCCCGCAGCTCCTCGGCTACGTCGTCACCACGCCGCGCAAGGTCGTCGACGTGGAGATGCCGCTCGTCACCGAGCGCGGCGATCCGCTCCTCGCGCATTGGCGCTGCGGGTTCGGCCGGACACTCGCCTTCACCAGCGGCCGCTGGAAGCACTGGGGCGCGAACTGGGCCGGCTGGCCCGCGTTCAGCAAGCTGTGGGCGCAGTCCGTCCGCTGGGTCATGCAGCAGGGCAGCGCCGCCAACTATGACGTCTCCACCACCGTCGTCGGCGACGAGGGACAGGTCGTCATCGAGAGCCTGCAGGAGGAGGGCTTCGCCAACTTTCAGCAATTCGAGGGCCGGGCAATTGCACCCGACGGGACCTCGACACCGGTGACGATCGTGCAGACAGGACCCGGTCGCTATGAAGGCAAGTTCCGCCTCGGCGAGCAAGGCTCGTACCTGCTCAACGTCGTCGCCGCCGGCGGCCCCGAGGGACGGCCGACGATGATCCGCACCGGCGTGAGCGTCGCTTACTCGCCGGAGTTTCGAGAGCTGGAGACGAATGAGGCCCTTCTCCGCGCCATCGCCGACGAGACGAACGGTCGCGTCCTGACTCCCGAGGCCGACGCCAAAATGGTCTTCGCCCACGACCTCCCACCGACGATCACGCGGACGCCGATCTGGCAGACGCTCCTGCAACTGGCGGTCTTCGCCTTCCTGCTCGACGTCGGCGTGCGCCGCATCGCCATTGACCCGGTCCGCGTCGCCCGCACAGTCCGCGGCTACATCGCCAGCCTGCCCGGCCTCGTTGGCGCGGGTCGTCGCGCGACGCGCACATTGGCCGAATTGAAGGATGTCCGCGAAAAGGTTCGCGCCGAGCGAACGGCCGAAGGACAGGCCCCGCAGCCGATCCCCGGCGCACCCTTGGAAGACCTCGCCCCGCCCTCCGCCGATGCTAAGTTCACCGGCGCAACCGGCCCGGCCAAACCCTCCGGCGATCTGATCGAAGCGATGGGTGGCGCGACGGCCGCTCCAAGCAAGCCCCCGCCTGCCAAGGTGAAAAAGGACGAACCTCCGCAGGAAGCCACCACCGCCCGCCTCCTCCGCGCCAAGAAGCGTACGCGCGATCAGCAGGATGATGGGAAAAAGTGA